A window from Leifsonia shinshuensis encodes these proteins:
- a CDS encoding Abi family protein has translation MKDWIDLTAQVQRHRDRGLELGEVTASQFAMFLYASNYYRLSGYARCLYEADTWPERYRAGTTAATLMEVYDLDRAVRNAVLDGVSVVEPTLRSRVAYHLTQVIGGGDDYLREDLFLPEASPPRATDAAYGRWVKQLKNRKIVLEELGRVQGRNEIFIQHHIDRGDPIPFWAAVEVISIGTFSRLLRGLRDKSVLEPVARSVGIEDVPKLLQAVQNVAFIRNIAAHHGRLWHRRFDGSVTLPEIALRIKRAYLSPKTPAAAFTLLAGLVDRIEGDSSYSSHLLDLIHSVPGLEDGYYRPIL, from the coding sequence GTGAAGGACTGGATCGATCTCACAGCGCAGGTTCAACGCCATCGGGACCGAGGTTTGGAACTCGGCGAGGTCACTGCGAGCCAGTTCGCCATGTTCCTATATGCAAGCAATTACTACCGCCTCAGCGGCTATGCACGATGCCTGTACGAGGCTGACACGTGGCCGGAACGATATCGGGCGGGGACGACCGCAGCGACCCTCATGGAGGTCTACGACCTCGATCGGGCGGTCCGAAACGCGGTGCTCGATGGGGTCTCCGTCGTGGAGCCCACGTTGCGGAGCCGCGTCGCCTACCACCTGACCCAGGTCATCGGAGGTGGCGATGACTACCTGCGAGAGGATCTCTTTCTCCCGGAGGCCAGCCCACCGCGCGCTACCGACGCTGCCTACGGCAGGTGGGTGAAGCAGCTGAAGAACCGGAAGATCGTCCTCGAGGAACTCGGACGTGTGCAGGGCCGGAATGAGATTTTCATCCAGCACCACATCGACAGAGGAGATCCGATCCCGTTCTGGGCGGCCGTAGAGGTCATCTCGATCGGGACGTTCTCGCGCCTGCTCCGAGGGCTGAGGGACAAGTCGGTGTTGGAGCCCGTGGCGAGGTCCGTCGGAATCGAGGACGTTCCCAAGCTTCTCCAGGCGGTGCAGAACGTAGCCTTCATCCGAAATATCGCAGCCCACCACGGCCGCTTGTGGCACCGGCGTTTCGACGGGTCGGTCACGCTCCCCGAGATCGCTCTGCGGATCAAGAGGGCATACCTCTCCCCCAAAACACCAGCGGCCGCTTTCACCCTTCTTGCAGGCTTGGTGGACCGCATAGAAGGCGACTCCTCCTACTCCTCCCACCTCTTGGACCTCATCCATTCGGTCCCCGGACTCGAGGACGGCTATTACAGGCCGATCTTGTGA
- a CDS encoding PRC-barrel domain containing protein: MILSDLLGSPVLSAEGEWLGEVVDARLVLDGPPDGLLAAARLHGLVVSPHAHSSFAGYERTGVDAPALVARYLRWRARGSFLVLWEDLTSFTDDVIRLRAGATLYSPRLEDSEV, from the coding sequence ATGATCCTGAGTGACCTGCTCGGCAGCCCGGTGCTGTCCGCCGAGGGCGAGTGGCTCGGCGAGGTGGTGGACGCGCGCCTGGTGCTCGACGGACCCCCGGACGGCCTGCTCGCCGCCGCGCGCCTGCACGGCCTCGTGGTGAGCCCGCACGCGCACAGCTCGTTCGCCGGCTACGAGCGGACGGGGGTGGATGCGCCCGCGCTGGTCGCGCGCTACCTGCGCTGGCGCGCCCGCGGCTCGTTCCTCGTGCTCTGGGAGGACCTGACCTCCTTCACGGACGATGTCATCCGCCTGCGCGCGGGAGCGACGCTCTACTCGCCGCGGCTGGAGGACTCGGAGGTGTGA
- a CDS encoding DUF6328 family protein: MSEGTDADPTDGRDETPTQRADRNWNELLQEFRVFQTGTQILAAFLLTLPFQQRFTQLPPVDVVVYLVLVFLAVIVTLFALAPVALHRLLFRQRAKAELVGFGSKILIVCLAAASLLFTGIVLFIVDFLLAPPAGIIAASCVFAVVLVIWVVLPLVIRAQRKGRRAERS; this comes from the coding sequence ATGAGCGAGGGCACGGACGCCGACCCGACCGACGGCCGCGACGAGACACCGACCCAGCGGGCGGACCGCAACTGGAACGAGCTGCTGCAGGAGTTCCGTGTCTTCCAGACGGGGACGCAGATCCTCGCCGCCTTCCTGCTGACCCTCCCCTTCCAGCAGCGCTTCACGCAGCTGCCGCCGGTGGATGTGGTGGTCTACCTCGTCCTCGTCTTCCTGGCGGTCATCGTCACGCTGTTCGCCCTCGCGCCGGTCGCACTCCACCGGCTGCTGTTCCGCCAGCGCGCGAAGGCGGAGCTCGTGGGCTTCGGCAGCAAGATCCTCATCGTCTGCCTCGCGGCCGCCTCCCTGCTGTTCACGGGCATCGTGCTCTTCATCGTCGACTTCCTGCTGGCGCCCCCGGCGGGCATCATCGCGGCGAGCTGCGTCTTCGCGGTCGTGCTCGTCATCTGGGTGGTGCTGCCGCTGGTGATCCGAGCGCAGCGGAAGGGTCGCCGGGCGGAGCGGTCCTGA
- a CDS encoding iron-containing redox enzyme family protein: MTPRITPRGPVSEALLEALQTDPSAPSDQLRRFAALTAEALDAGPDLLTDEDLQLTLFVLYGLHYGGTVDADDEWEWNPELLRTRRSIERVFERQLRERVPVGDLPEPTADAVAAHLFELTAEDGGPSLSRFLAKKATEEQAVEFVIHRSIYTRKEADPHSWAIPRLSGRPKAALVEVQADEYGGGRPERIHAEIFGQTMRSLGLDDAYGAYIDNVPAITLASFTMMSMFGLNRSLRGAITGHLAAFEMTSSIPNRFYGNGFRRLGHGEDVTWYYDEHVEADAVHEQIAGRDLAGGLAEQQPDLLPDIVFGAAACLYVDGLAGLHMLECFEAGRSSLREPVGVPA, encoded by the coding sequence ATGACACCACGCATCACCCCGCGGGGGCCGGTGAGCGAGGCGCTGCTCGAAGCGCTGCAGACCGACCCGTCCGCGCCATCCGACCAGCTCCGCCGATTCGCCGCCCTCACCGCCGAGGCGCTGGACGCCGGCCCCGACCTCCTCACCGACGAGGACCTCCAGCTGACGCTCTTCGTGCTGTACGGACTCCATTACGGCGGCACGGTCGACGCCGACGACGAGTGGGAGTGGAACCCCGAGCTCCTTCGCACCCGCCGCAGCATCGAGCGCGTCTTCGAGCGGCAGCTGCGCGAGCGCGTCCCCGTCGGCGACCTGCCCGAGCCGACCGCCGACGCCGTCGCGGCCCACCTGTTCGAGCTGACCGCAGAGGACGGCGGCCCCAGCCTGTCCCGGTTCCTCGCCAAGAAGGCGACGGAGGAGCAGGCGGTGGAGTTCGTCATCCACCGCTCCATCTACACCCGCAAGGAGGCGGACCCGCACTCCTGGGCGATCCCCCGGCTGTCCGGCCGGCCCAAGGCCGCGCTGGTGGAGGTGCAGGCCGACGAGTACGGCGGAGGACGGCCGGAGCGCATCCACGCCGAGATCTTCGGCCAGACCATGCGCAGTCTCGGACTGGACGACGCCTACGGCGCGTACATCGACAACGTCCCGGCGATCACGCTGGCCTCGTTCACGATGATGTCGATGTTCGGGCTGAACCGCAGCCTGCGCGGCGCGATCACTGGGCACCTGGCGGCGTTCGAGATGACCTCGTCGATCCCGAACCGTTTCTACGGGAACGGTTTCCGCCGCCTCGGCCACGGCGAGGACGTCACCTGGTACTACGACGAGCACGTCGAGGCGGATGCGGTGCACGAGCAGATCGCCGGGCGCGACCTGGCGGGCGGCCTGGCGGAGCAGCAGCCCGACCTGCTGCCGGACATCGTGTTCGGCGCGGCCGCGTGCCTGTACGTCGACGGCCTCGCGGGTCTGCACATGCTCGAGTGCTTCGAGGCCGGCCGCAGCTCGTTGCGCGAGCCGGTCGGGGTGCCCGCATGA
- a CDS encoding glycosyltransferase family 2 protein, protein MTRDAEYVLPLRWADDDGLDELVAYLKTLRDLIDVTVVDGSSPERFAAHARALPVGVRHLPVEPLPGRNGKVAGVMTGLRTARHDRVVLADDDVRYDEGALRAVVGMLDAADLVRPQNVFVPAPWHARWDTGRSLLNRALGHDYPGTLAVRRRLVIATGGYDGDVLFENLELIRTVQAMGGRVVTADAIGVARRPPNVRHFLGQRVRQAYDDFAQPARLAAELAVLPLAVLALRRPRRLLIGAAAVVALAEAGRRRGGGRSLFPPTAALWAPLWLAERAVCVWLAVGARLRGGVRYSDGRLLRAATPPRELRRRLVDAPKPPPGNHLTAVPSAGSVEA, encoded by the coding sequence ATGACGCGGGACGCTGAGTACGTCCTCCCGCTGCGGTGGGCCGACGATGACGGGCTCGACGAGCTCGTCGCCTACTTGAAGACCCTCCGCGACCTCATCGACGTGACGGTCGTCGACGGTTCGTCCCCCGAGCGCTTCGCCGCGCACGCGCGCGCCCTGCCGGTCGGCGTGCGGCACCTGCCCGTCGAACCGCTACCCGGCCGGAACGGAAAGGTCGCCGGCGTGATGACCGGCCTGCGCACGGCGCGGCACGACCGTGTCGTGCTCGCGGACGACGACGTGCGCTACGACGAGGGTGCACTGCGCGCGGTGGTGGGGATGCTCGACGCGGCCGACCTCGTCCGGCCGCAGAACGTGTTCGTGCCCGCGCCGTGGCACGCCCGCTGGGACACCGGGCGCAGCCTCCTGAACCGGGCGCTCGGGCACGACTACCCGGGCACCCTCGCCGTCCGGCGGCGGCTCGTCATCGCCACGGGCGGGTACGACGGCGACGTGCTGTTCGAGAACCTGGAACTGATCCGCACGGTGCAGGCGATGGGCGGTCGCGTGGTGACCGCCGATGCGATCGGTGTCGCGCGGCGGCCTCCGAACGTCCGCCATTTCCTCGGCCAGCGCGTCCGCCAGGCCTACGACGACTTCGCGCAGCCCGCGCGCCTGGCGGCGGAACTCGCGGTGCTGCCGCTCGCCGTGCTCGCCCTGCGCCGCCCGCGCCGCCTGCTCATCGGTGCGGCTGCCGTGGTGGCGCTCGCCGAGGCGGGCCGTCGGCGAGGCGGGGGACGCAGCCTGTTCCCGCCGACCGCCGCCCTGTGGGCTCCGCTCTGGCTCGCCGAGCGCGCCGTGTGCGTCTGGCTGGCGGTGGGCGCGCGCCTGCGCGGCGGCGTCCGCTACTCCGACGGCCGCCTCCTGCGGGCCGCGACACCGCCGCGCGAACTGCGCCGCAGGCTCGTGGACGCACCGAAGCCGCCCCCTGGCAACCACTTGACCGCCGTCCCCTCCGCCGGTTCTGTCGAAGCATGA
- a CDS encoding nitrate reductase, which produces MDQPTTVSAGDRSRIEDVWGDRTPFARGGRWPDRADLMLQEGLTEADVDRWVRSACVLCSNGCGCDIAVKDGRMVGIRGRVDDPINHGRLGPKGLYASWEGMRGRDRLTHPLVRRDGELVPASWDEAMSAIVDRSRELLDTVGPLSHGFYTSGQLFLEEYYALGVIGKAGIGTPHMDGNTRLCTATAASSLKETFGADGQPGCYEDIDECDAMFLWGHNLAATQTVTWARVLDRLAGPNPPRLVVVDPRRTATAEKAEVHLALRPGTNLALLLALERELLENGWIDEDYVAAHTIGLDELKAQVERWTPERAAEVCGVPADDIRRAARIFAESPRVLSTVLQGFYQAPQATASSCQVNNLHLLRGMIGRPGAGILQMNGQPTAQNNRECGADGDLPGFRNWENEEHVKQLAELWGVDPLVIPHWAPPTHAMQLFRYVEQGSIPFLWVSATNPAVSLPQLPRIRDILSKPDLFLVVQDLYLTETAELADVVLPAAGWGEKTGTFTNATRTVHLSEKAVEPPGEARADLDIFLEYAKRMDFRRTDGTPLIQWETPEDVYRAWQECSRGRPCDYTGISYDDLRRESGIRWPRREGETESVTRLYADGDFPSHPDYCESYGHDLLTGATVGEEAFRAFRPDGRAILKSAPYSGPHEPPDDEYPLQLTTGRSVYHFHTRTKTGRSPELADAAPHVWVELSPADAEARGIAEGDLVEVVSRRGRLVAPARLGEPRNGTVFAPFHYGYWDAPPGAPERRPTAANELTATEWDPVSKQPVFKSAAVQVRRLDAGDTAEGSAS; this is translated from the coding sequence ATGGATCAGCCGACGACGGTTTCCGCCGGGGATCGCTCCCGGATCGAGGACGTGTGGGGCGACCGCACGCCGTTCGCGCGCGGAGGGCGGTGGCCCGATCGCGCCGACCTGATGTTGCAGGAGGGTCTCACCGAGGCCGATGTCGACCGCTGGGTGCGTAGCGCCTGCGTGCTGTGCAGCAACGGCTGCGGGTGCGACATCGCGGTGAAGGACGGGCGGATGGTCGGCATCCGTGGTCGGGTCGACGACCCGATCAACCACGGCCGGCTCGGCCCCAAGGGCCTCTACGCCAGCTGGGAGGGGATGCGCGGGCGCGACCGCTTGACGCATCCACTCGTCCGCCGCGACGGTGAGCTGGTGCCGGCGTCCTGGGACGAGGCCATGTCGGCCATCGTCGACCGCAGCCGTGAGCTGCTCGACACCGTCGGCCCGCTCAGCCATGGGTTCTACACGTCCGGCCAGCTGTTCCTCGAGGAGTACTACGCGCTCGGCGTGATCGGTAAGGCCGGCATCGGCACCCCGCACATGGACGGGAACACCCGCCTGTGCACCGCGACCGCAGCCTCCTCGCTCAAGGAGACCTTCGGCGCGGACGGGCAGCCCGGCTGCTACGAGGACATCGACGAGTGCGACGCGATGTTCCTGTGGGGTCACAACCTCGCGGCTACGCAGACCGTGACGTGGGCGCGCGTGCTCGACCGCCTCGCCGGGCCGAACCCGCCGCGGCTCGTGGTCGTCGACCCGCGCCGGACGGCGACGGCCGAGAAGGCGGAGGTCCACCTCGCGTTGCGGCCCGGCACCAACCTCGCCCTGCTGCTCGCCCTCGAGCGCGAGCTGCTCGAGAACGGCTGGATCGACGAGGACTACGTGGCCGCCCACACCATCGGCCTCGACGAGCTGAAGGCACAGGTCGAGCGGTGGACGCCGGAGCGCGCCGCCGAGGTGTGCGGAGTGCCGGCCGACGACATCCGGCGGGCGGCGCGCATCTTCGCGGAGTCGCCGCGCGTGCTCTCGACAGTGCTGCAGGGCTTCTACCAGGCGCCGCAGGCGACGGCGTCGTCGTGCCAGGTGAACAACCTGCACCTGCTCCGCGGCATGATCGGCCGGCCGGGCGCGGGCATCCTGCAGATGAACGGCCAGCCGACCGCGCAGAACAACCGGGAGTGCGGCGCCGACGGCGATCTGCCGGGCTTCCGCAACTGGGAGAACGAGGAGCACGTGAAGCAGCTCGCCGAGCTGTGGGGTGTCGACCCGCTGGTCATCCCGCACTGGGCGCCGCCGACCCACGCGATGCAGCTGTTCCGGTACGTCGAGCAGGGCTCGATCCCGTTCCTCTGGGTCTCGGCGACCAATCCCGCGGTCTCGCTGCCGCAGCTGCCGCGCATCCGCGACATCCTGAGCAAGCCGGACCTGTTCCTGGTGGTCCAGGACCTCTACCTCACCGAGACGGCGGAGCTCGCCGACGTGGTGCTCCCCGCCGCCGGCTGGGGCGAGAAGACGGGCACCTTCACGAACGCGACCCGCACCGTCCACCTGTCCGAGAAAGCTGTTGAGCCGCCCGGGGAGGCCCGGGCCGACCTCGACATCTTCCTCGAGTACGCGAAGCGGATGGACTTCCGTCGCACCGACGGCACCCCGCTCATCCAATGGGAGACGCCGGAGGACGTCTACCGAGCGTGGCAGGAGTGCTCGCGCGGGCGGCCCTGCGACTACACCGGCATCTCGTACGACGACCTGCGTCGCGAGTCGGGAATCCGCTGGCCGCGGCGCGAGGGCGAGACGGAGAGCGTGACGCGCCTGTACGCGGACGGCGACTTCCCCTCGCACCCGGACTACTGCGAGAGCTACGGGCACGACCTGCTGACCGGCGCGACGGTCGGGGAGGAGGCGTTCCGCGCGTTCCGCCCGGACGGCCGGGCGATCCTCAAGTCGGCGCCCTACTCGGGGCCGCACGAGCCGCCGGACGACGAGTACCCGCTCCAGCTGACCACCGGCCGCAGCGTCTACCACTTCCACACCCGCACCAAGACGGGCCGCAGTCCCGAGCTCGCGGATGCGGCGCCGCACGTCTGGGTGGAGCTGTCCCCCGCGGACGCGGAGGCTCGCGGCATCGCCGAGGGCGACCTAGTGGAGGTCGTCTCGCGCCGCGGCCGCCTGGTGGCACCCGCGCGCCTCGGGGAGCCGCGGAACGGCACCGTGTTCGCGCCGTTCCACTACGGCTACTGGGATGCGCCGCCCGGCGCGCCCGAGCGCCGCCCGACTGCGGCGAACGAGCTCACCGCCACCGAGTGGGACCCGGTCTCGAAGCAGCCGGTGTTCAAGTCCGCGGCCGTCCAGGTGCGACGGCTGGATGCGGGCGACACCGCCGAGGGGAGCGCATCGTGA
- a CDS encoding DUF4383 domain-containing protein, with protein sequence MTTAHPSDRGFADRDDRRYAGTAVQKAALTSGIVFLVVGLAGFIPGLTTNYGDMSFAGHGSMAMLLGIFQVSVLHNIVHLLYGVAGLAFATSRFGSRNYLVVGGIVYAVIWLYGLFFSGDHPANFVPVNSADNWLHLVLAVGMIALGIFLSPRGAGVNRPATRV encoded by the coding sequence ATGACCACCGCACATCCCTCCGACCGGGGGTTCGCCGACCGCGACGACCGTCGCTACGCGGGCACCGCGGTCCAGAAGGCCGCGCTGACCTCCGGCATCGTCTTCCTCGTCGTGGGCCTCGCCGGGTTCATCCCGGGCCTGACCACGAACTACGGCGACATGTCGTTCGCCGGCCACGGCTCGATGGCGATGCTGCTCGGCATCTTCCAGGTGTCCGTGCTCCACAACATCGTGCACCTGCTGTACGGCGTCGCCGGTCTCGCGTTCGCGACCTCCCGGTTCGGGTCCCGCAACTACCTCGTCGTCGGCGGGATCGTCTACGCCGTGATCTGGCTGTACGGCCTGTTCTTCAGCGGGGACCACCCGGCCAACTTCGTGCCCGTCAATTCGGCGGACAACTGGCTGCACCTCGTCCTGGCCGTCGGCATGATCGCGCTGGGCATCTTCCTGAGCCCGCGCGGCGCCGGCGTCAACCGGCCCGCCACGCGGGTCTGA
- a CDS encoding CinA family protein, with amino-acid sequence MTTEHTELGERIADLASSDGVTIAVAESLTSGAIASALGASPQAGDWFAGGVVAYSEHVKFDVLGVTPGPVITPECAGQMASGVGRLLSADLVAAVTGAGGPGPQEGREAGTVFLAHGRPDAPRVEELHFDGEPEEVVTATVEAALDAVRRDLEELRG; translated from the coding sequence ATGACGACGGAGCATACGGAGCTCGGCGAGCGCATCGCCGACCTGGCATCGTCCGACGGCGTGACCATCGCGGTCGCCGAATCGCTCACCAGCGGCGCGATAGCATCCGCGCTCGGCGCCTCCCCGCAGGCCGGCGACTGGTTCGCCGGAGGTGTCGTCGCCTACTCCGAGCACGTCAAGTTCGACGTGCTCGGAGTCACGCCCGGCCCGGTCATCACGCCGGAGTGCGCCGGTCAGATGGCATCCGGCGTCGGGAGGCTGCTCAGCGCCGATCTGGTGGCGGCAGTCACCGGCGCGGGCGGCCCCGGACCGCAGGAGGGCCGCGAGGCCGGGACGGTCTTCCTTGCGCACGGACGCCCCGACGCTCCCCGCGTCGAGGAGCTGCACTTCGACGGCGAGCCGGAGGAGGTCGTCACGGCGACCGTGGAGGCCGCGCTCGACGCAGTGCGGCGCGACCTGGAGGAGCTGAGGGGATGA
- a CDS encoding CDGSH iron-sulfur domain-containing protein: protein MTAHEEQPVIVACPDGPLLVRGHIDLTTPDGTPIEQNRRTVALCRCGVSTIKPFCDGSHKAVHFRTDT from the coding sequence ATGACCGCGCACGAGGAGCAGCCGGTGATCGTCGCCTGCCCCGACGGGCCCCTGCTCGTGCGCGGGCACATCGACCTGACCACCCCGGACGGCACGCCGATCGAGCAGAACCGCCGCACCGTCGCGCTGTGCCGCTGCGGGGTGTCCACGATCAAGCCGTTCTGCGACGGCAGCCACAAAGCGGTGCACTTCCGCACCGACACCTGA